The following are from one region of the Aquirufa lenticrescens genome:
- the rlmB gene encoding 23S rRNA (guanosine(2251)-2'-O)-methyltransferase RlmB, protein MSEENASRPPFKRPFRHFTAPVTDNKEFVFGVQSVLETLRSGKEIDRLLVQRELGNTEILDLAKEKGIQVQKVPLEKLNRITRKNHQGAIAFVSAIHYAKLENVIADTFEKGEIPFILILDRVTDVRNFGAIARTAECAGVHAIVLPSRGAAQINADAMKTSSGALNFIPVCKEDSLIQTIDFLQNSGLRVVACTEKAKSTIYEIDYKDPIAIIMGSEEDGITDEIIRKSDEIAKIPQTGQVGSLNVSVAAGVIIFETVRQRSI, encoded by the coding sequence GTGTCAGAAGAAAACGCATCAAGACCCCCATTTAAGAGACCATTTAGACATTTTACAGCTCCTGTAACAGACAATAAAGAGTTTGTGTTTGGGGTACAATCTGTACTAGAAACCCTTCGTTCGGGTAAGGAAATTGATCGTTTATTAGTTCAAAGAGAGCTTGGAAACACCGAAATCCTTGATTTAGCTAAAGAAAAAGGTATTCAGGTGCAGAAGGTGCCTTTGGAGAAATTAAACCGCATTACGCGCAAAAATCACCAAGGTGCGATCGCTTTCGTTTCTGCCATTCACTATGCAAAACTAGAGAATGTCATTGCAGATACCTTTGAGAAAGGCGAAATACCGTTTATTTTGATTTTGGACCGCGTTACAGATGTGAGAAACTTCGGTGCTATTGCACGTACGGCAGAATGTGCGGGTGTTCACGCGATCGTGTTACCTTCTCGTGGAGCCGCTCAAATCAATGCAGATGCGATGAAAACATCCTCTGGAGCTCTGAACTTTATTCCCGTATGCAAGGAAGATAGCTTAATCCAAACGATTGACTTCTTACAAAACTCAGGATTACGCGTGGTAGCTTGTACAGAAAAGGCTAAAAGCACGATTTACGAAATAGACTACAAAGATCCGATTGCCATCATCATGGGATCAGAGGAAGACGGAATCACAGACGAAATCATCCGTAAATCAGATGAGATCGCTAAAATTCCTCAAACGGGTCAAGTAGGATCACTTAACGTATCAGTTGCTGCGGGTGTCATCATTTTTGAGACCGTTCGCCAACGTTCTATTTAA
- a CDS encoding class I SAM-dependent methyltransferase, giving the protein MYKTTEIASSDIPSDNPVHQRLLYPYIHVSKLLSGNVLEIGCGTGRGVGVLADAVSNYTGVDKNTELMESLSKTYPKFKFIDMFLPPLKDLPSNHFDYVVTFQVIEHIENDDFFLAEAARVLKPGGKLYLTTVNKKFSLTRNPWHVREYLAPELRDLMKKHFSEVVMEGVHGNQKVMDYYEENKVAVKRITRFDIFNLQYKLPRTWLQVPYDIANRMSRLSMSKSNNSLVSSIQVDDYFLSQDPDNSLDFFYTGIK; this is encoded by the coding sequence ATGTATAAAACTACCGAAATTGCTTCCTCTGATATTCCTTCAGATAATCCCGTTCACCAACGTCTATTGTATCCTTATATCCACGTCAGCAAATTACTTTCTGGCAATGTATTAGAGATTGGATGCGGCACAGGACGTGGTGTGGGTGTATTAGCCGACGCGGTAAGTAACTATACGGGAGTGGATAAGAATACTGAATTGATGGAGAGTTTATCGAAGACTTATCCTAAGTTCAAGTTTATCGATATGTTCTTACCTCCATTAAAGGATTTGCCATCGAATCATTTCGATTATGTGGTGACTTTTCAGGTGATCGAGCACATCGAAAACGATGATTTCTTTTTAGCCGAAGCCGCACGAGTATTAAAGCCAGGTGGAAAATTGTATTTAACGACGGTGAATAAGAAATTCTCCTTAACCCGCAATCCTTGGCACGTACGCGAATATTTAGCGCCAGAATTACGCGACTTGATGAAGAAACACTTCTCTGAGGTTGTTATGGAAGGGGTGCATGGGAACCAAAAAGTGATGGATTATTATGAAGAAAATAAGGTAGCAGTTAAGCGAATTACTCGATTTGATATTTTTAATCTACAATATAAATTACCAAGAACTTGGTTGCAGGTTCCTTATGATATCGCGAATCGCATGAGTCGATTATCGATGTCTAAGTCGAATAATTCACTTGTTTCATCGATTCAGGTGGATGATTATTTCCTTAGCCAGGATCCTGACAATTCATTGGACTTCTTTTACACAGGGATTAAATAA
- a CDS encoding O-methyltransferase, translated as MEFIDEGIEEYARLHTEPENDLLKELVRETHAMVLQPRMLSGHLQGRFLSFIAKVYQPSLILEIGTYTGYSALCMAEGLKKGGRLITIDVNEELETFTRSFFDRSAYKEQIDYRIADAAVEIPSIVGPIDLVFIDADKRNYTLYFDLVIDKMRPGGLILVDNVLWSGKIIEESARDKSTQALRDFNTKVANDARVEPLLLPIRDGLFLLRVI; from the coding sequence ATGGAATTCATTGACGAAGGAATAGAGGAATATGCTCGCCTGCACACGGAGCCAGAAAATGACTTGTTAAAGGAGTTAGTTCGGGAGACGCATGCGATGGTGTTGCAGCCTCGGATGCTTTCAGGTCATTTGCAAGGGCGTTTTTTGTCTTTTATTGCTAAAGTCTATCAACCCTCTCTCATTCTCGAAATAGGCACTTATACGGGTTATTCTGCCCTTTGTATGGCAGAAGGATTAAAAAAAGGTGGTCGTTTGATTACGATTGATGTGAACGAAGAATTGGAAACCTTCACTCGTTCGTTCTTTGATCGATCTGCTTATAAAGAGCAAATTGACTACCGCATCGCAGATGCTGCTGTTGAAATTCCTTCCATTGTAGGTCCCATTGATCTGGTATTTATCGATGCGGATAAGCGTAATTATACGCTGTATTTTGATTTAGTGATCGACAAAATGCGTCCAGGAGGACTTATTTTAGTGGATAATGTGCTGTGGAGCGGTAAAATTATTGAGGAATCAGCACGTGACAAATCGACACAAGCCTTGCGTGATTTCAACACCAAAGTGGCGAATGATGCGCGTGTAGAGCCTTTACTACTTCCAATCCGGGATGGATTATTCCTTCTGCGGGTTATCTAA
- a CDS encoding lytic transglycosylase domain-containing protein, with protein MKSLWILFLIHLFCLPVFAKTEFPDSLLIGNVKVFIHPSAKSILETEQKRLGSSKKFVEGMKEKMRFYFPVMEPLLQSAGIPNEFKYLSVQESGLNPIAVSSSQAVGYWQFKAGTATDVGMKVNANVDERKHIIEATRGAANYFTRNNRVLNNWVGTLLSYRVGLGTAKKTSYVMDWVGKSDIQVDSSTDWYVLRFLAYQKFWADEFKKDDSLGIQPVNQAKLICYDNSCGKNLYEIADELNVSYDDLKKYNPWILNDYVPSDKNYIIYHPSTVTFFDNSIQIPEILQPDDFLLPPKKKLDNPQKE; from the coding sequence ATGAAATCCCTCTGGATACTTTTTTTAATACATTTATTCTGTTTGCCGGTTTTTGCCAAAACCGAGTTTCCCGACTCCCTTTTAATCGGAAACGTAAAGGTATTCATCCATCCTTCCGCTAAATCCATTCTCGAAACAGAGCAAAAACGCTTAGGAAGCAGCAAGAAATTCGTAGAAGGGATGAAAGAAAAAATGCGCTTCTATTTCCCCGTTATGGAGCCCCTTTTACAATCAGCCGGGATTCCCAATGAATTCAAATACCTTTCCGTTCAGGAAAGTGGATTAAACCCCATAGCCGTTTCGAGCTCTCAAGCTGTGGGATATTGGCAATTTAAAGCAGGTACCGCAACAGATGTGGGCATGAAGGTGAATGCAAATGTGGATGAGCGAAAGCATATAATCGAGGCCACTAGAGGCGCTGCGAACTATTTTACCCGCAATAACCGGGTTTTAAATAATTGGGTGGGAACACTTCTCTCCTACCGGGTAGGTTTAGGAACGGCGAAGAAAACTTCCTATGTGATGGATTGGGTGGGAAAATCAGACATTCAGGTGGACTCAAGTACGGATTGGTACGTATTACGTTTTTTAGCTTACCAAAAATTCTGGGCCGATGAATTCAAAAAAGATGATTCCCTAGGTATTCAACCGGTTAACCAAGCCAAACTCATCTGTTATGATAATTCCTGCGGCAAAAACCTCTATGAAATCGCGGATGAGTTAAATGTCAGCTACGATGATTTGAAGAAATATAATCCGTGGATCTTGAACGATTACGTGCCTAGCGATAAGAATTACATTATCTATCACCCATCCACAGTTACCTTCTTTGATAACTCCATCCAGATCCCTGAGATTTTACAGCCAGACGATTTTCTGTTACCGCCTAAAAAGAAGTTAGATAACCCGCAGAAGGAATAA
- a CDS encoding DUF3109 family protein — MILIDDTVISSDVADEFFVCDLAKCKGACCVEGDLGAPLEEEELEILERIQDDIKPFLSEVGLKELAKTGAWVKDDDGDFSTPVIKGRECAYALYDDKGYLKCGIEQAYFAGKTDFRKPISCHLYPIRLAKLADYTALNYDRWSICSDACSNGASLGVPIYVFLKEPLIRKFGEKWYVELCQEIEDRKEE, encoded by the coding sequence ATGATTTTAATTGACGATACGGTAATCTCTTCCGATGTTGCAGACGAATTTTTCGTATGTGATTTAGCCAAATGCAAAGGCGCATGCTGCGTAGAGGGCGATTTAGGGGCTCCATTGGAGGAAGAAGAATTAGAGATTTTAGAGCGTATTCAGGACGATATTAAGCCCTTTTTATCCGAGGTAGGCTTAAAAGAATTAGCCAAAACAGGTGCTTGGGTAAAAGATGACGACGGAGATTTTTCTACCCCAGTAATCAAAGGGAGAGAATGTGCCTATGCCTTATATGACGATAAAGGCTATTTAAAGTGCGGTATCGAACAAGCCTATTTCGCTGGTAAAACAGATTTCAGAAAACCCATTTCGTGTCATTTATATCCGATTCGTTTGGCTAAATTAGCCGATTATACGGCCTTAAATTACGATCGTTGGTCTATTTGTTCCGACGCGTGTTCGAATGGAGCGTCCCTAGGAGTTCCAATTTATGTATTTTTGAAAGAGCCTTTGATTCGTAAATTTGGGGAGAAGTGGTATGTGGAGTTGTGTCAAGAGATTGAGGACCGTAAAGAAGAATAA
- a CDS encoding MGMT family protein gives MADFEAIYQVVALIPSGKVSTYGAIAGYLGSKGGARLVGWAMNASHGQANIPAHRVVNRNGVLTGKNFFGGNRMQELLEAEGLTIKDDQIQQFSTHFWDPSIELL, from the coding sequence ATGGCTGATTTTGAGGCAATATATCAGGTAGTGGCATTGATACCTTCCGGCAAAGTATCGACGTACGGCGCTATTGCGGGCTATTTAGGCTCAAAAGGCGGTGCTAGATTAGTGGGCTGGGCGATGAATGCATCGCATGGTCAAGCCAACATTCCTGCGCATCGTGTTGTAAATCGCAATGGCGTTTTAACGGGAAAGAACTTTTTTGGAGGGAATAGAATGCAAGAATTATTAGAAGCAGAAGGTCTCACCATCAAAGACGATCAAATTCAACAGTTTTCTACCCATTTCTGGGATCCTTCCATCGAGTTATTATAA
- the mtgA gene encoding monofunctional biosynthetic peptidoglycan transglycosylase encodes MAKRIEYDKKSPIPSNGSKKFERLAKKSPKKRTWLKKIGFFFLYLWIFSLFSVVFLKFFPVYFTPTMASRKIDALLEGKPSKIYSQWTPYKDLDKNVAIAVVASEDQAFPDHHGFDFDAMWGAVKHNMKGKKIRGASTISQQVAKNVFLWQGRSYIRKGLEVYFTFLIELIWGKERILEVYLNVAETGPMTFGVEAACRQYYGHSGSEISASEAARIAAVLPSPNRFSIEHPSAYVRKRTSAIQRQMRGLGGKNYLKKL; translated from the coding sequence ATGGCAAAGCGAATAGAATACGATAAAAAATCCCCTATCCCATCCAACGGAAGTAAAAAGTTTGAACGCTTAGCGAAGAAAAGCCCCAAGAAACGCACTTGGCTCAAGAAAATTGGCTTTTTCTTCCTTTACCTATGGATTTTTAGCCTGTTTTCGGTCGTATTTCTCAAATTCTTCCCGGTCTATTTTACACCTACCATGGCCTCTCGAAAAATCGATGCGTTGTTAGAGGGAAAACCGTCCAAGATTTATAGCCAATGGACTCCTTACAAGGATTTAGATAAAAACGTAGCTATTGCGGTAGTGGCCTCAGAAGATCAGGCGTTTCCAGATCACCACGGATTTGATTTTGATGCAATGTGGGGTGCGGTAAAGCACAACATGAAGGGCAAAAAAATACGTGGCGCGAGTACCATTTCGCAACAAGTGGCTAAAAACGTCTTTTTATGGCAAGGCAGAAGCTATATCCGAAAAGGACTGGAGGTCTACTTTACGTTCCTCATTGAATTAATCTGGGGCAAAGAACGAATTTTAGAAGTCTATCTGAATGTGGCAGAGACGGGACCCATGACATTTGGGGTTGAAGCGGCCTGTAGACAGTATTATGGACATAGCGGATCCGAGATTTCAGCCTCAGAAGCGGCTAGGATTGCAGCGGTTTTACCGAGTCCAAACCGTTTTTCTATCGAGCATCCATCAGCTTATGTACGCAAACGAACATCGGCTATTCAACGCCAAATGAGAGGTTTAGGGGGTAAAAACTACCTGAAGAAATTATAA
- the hemW gene encoding radical SAM family heme chaperone HemW, translating to MHLYLHIPFCRQACHYCDFHFSTNTSRKEEMVNALCREIVAQKDYLQGAELQTIYFGGGTPSLLSSTDLDTIFNTIRSFHPIANDAEITLEANPEDLTPAYCEMIASKGINRLSIGIQSFQEKNLVLMNRNHQASDSIQAIQNAQKVGINNISIDLIYGIPANSEVELAEDLKNATSLGVQHISAYSLTVEPKTVFGVQKKKGAFQEIPDSAMANAFTQVRDYLESKGYEGYETSNFAKEGHYSVHNTSYWQQEPYLGIGPSAHSFNGHTRQWNVANNAKYIASGLALAEKEELSPADQLNEYLMVRLRTKWGIDLNYVRESFEKMGHPYPEKEFQIWVSQGFARIENDSLILEGEGKLIADRLSSDIFVV from the coding sequence GTGCACCTCTACCTCCATATCCCTTTTTGTAGGCAAGCTTGTCATTACTGCGATTTCCATTTTTCGACCAATACGAGCCGAAAAGAGGAAATGGTCAACGCCTTATGTCGCGAAATAGTAGCGCAAAAAGACTATTTGCAGGGTGCTGAACTACAAACCATCTATTTTGGAGGAGGAACCCCTTCCCTCTTATCTTCTACAGATTTAGATACGATTTTCAACACGATTCGCAGCTTTCATCCTATAGCAAACGACGCTGAGATTACCTTAGAGGCGAATCCAGAAGATTTAACTCCAGCTTATTGTGAGATGATTGCCTCAAAAGGCATCAATCGCCTAAGCATAGGTATTCAATCCTTTCAAGAAAAAAACCTAGTCTTGATGAATCGAAACCATCAAGCATCCGATTCGATTCAAGCAATTCAGAATGCGCAAAAAGTGGGTATCAACAACATCAGCATCGATTTGATTTACGGAATTCCTGCTAACTCCGAAGTAGAATTAGCAGAAGATTTAAAAAATGCCACCTCGCTGGGAGTCCAACACATTTCAGCTTATAGCTTAACGGTAGAGCCTAAAACGGTTTTTGGCGTTCAAAAAAAGAAAGGGGCTTTTCAGGAAATACCGGATTCCGCGATGGCAAACGCCTTTACGCAGGTCCGCGATTATTTAGAATCCAAAGGTTATGAGGGCTACGAAACCTCAAATTTTGCCAAAGAAGGCCATTATTCTGTCCATAACACCAGTTATTGGCAGCAAGAACCTTACTTAGGCATAGGACCTTCCGCCCATAGTTTCAATGGCCATACTAGGCAATGGAACGTGGCGAATAATGCCAAATACATCGCATCAGGTCTCGCATTAGCAGAAAAAGAAGAACTCAGCCCAGCCGATCAACTCAATGAATACCTCATGGTCCGCTTGCGAACAAAATGGGGAATCGACTTGAACTATGTGCGGGAGAGCTTCGAAAAAATGGGGCATCCCTATCCTGAAAAAGAATTTCAGATCTGGGTTTCTCAAGGTTTCGCTCGAATTGAAAATGACAGTTTAATACTAGAAGGCGAAGGAAAATTAATTGCCGATCGATTAAGTAGTGATATTTTTGTGGTCTAA
- a CDS encoding M16 family metallopeptidase, translated as MNSIHLHTLSNGITVVHRQVLHTEISHLGIMLDIGSRDELAGEEGLAHFWEHMAFKGTKKKNNMQIINRLEVYGGELNAYTTKEKICFHASILSPYFERALELLTDITFESVFPEKELEKERSVILEEMSMYYDAPEEAIQDDFDELLFPNHPLGVNILGTTETVQAFQKKDLESFIERNLDTSRIVFSSIGKLDPSKVFAWAEKHLGSIKAKKQIVKRLAPSPMIPQTKVIKRGITQSHVALGRQSFAIENPNRLAFFLLVNLLGGPGMNSLLNVSVRERHGLVYSIEASLTSFLDSGYWAIYFGTEPNQVNKSLKLIHKEFAKLQEKELTAPQLKKIKSQLKGQLAMAEEGNLNFMLMMAKNLLDREKIESLDEIFEQIDLIDSVHIQSLAKEMLDPATLSCLIFEP; from the coding sequence ATGAATTCCATTCACCTGCATACCCTCTCTAACGGAATCACGGTGGTGCACAGACAAGTGCTTCACACAGAGATCTCGCATTTAGGGATTATGTTGGACATTGGTAGTCGGGATGAATTAGCTGGAGAAGAGGGTTTAGCGCACTTTTGGGAGCATATGGCCTTCAAAGGGACGAAGAAAAAGAACAATATGCAGATCATTAACCGCCTCGAAGTTTATGGCGGAGAATTGAATGCCTATACCACCAAAGAAAAAATCTGTTTCCATGCCTCTATTCTTAGCCCCTATTTCGAACGGGCCTTAGAGCTATTAACTGACATTACGTTTGAATCTGTGTTTCCTGAAAAGGAATTAGAGAAAGAGCGTTCGGTCATTTTAGAGGAGATGTCGATGTATTATGACGCTCCAGAAGAAGCCATTCAAGATGACTTTGATGAATTATTATTCCCAAATCATCCGCTAGGGGTGAATATTTTAGGGACGACAGAAACAGTTCAAGCATTCCAAAAAAAGGACCTCGAATCCTTCATCGAACGCAATTTAGACACTTCACGTATTGTGTTTTCCTCCATCGGAAAATTAGATCCATCGAAGGTTTTTGCTTGGGCAGAAAAACATTTGGGATCCATTAAAGCAAAGAAGCAAATCGTGAAACGCCTTGCTCCTTCACCGATGATCCCACAGACCAAAGTCATCAAAAGAGGCATTACGCAATCCCACGTTGCTTTAGGACGTCAATCCTTTGCCATTGAAAACCCGAATCGACTTGCGTTCTTCCTTCTAGTCAATCTATTAGGTGGACCAGGTATGAATTCTTTGCTGAATGTTTCAGTACGCGAACGACACGGACTGGTATATTCGATTGAAGCAAGTTTAACTTCCTTTTTAGACTCAGGTTATTGGGCCATTTATTTTGGAACAGAGCCTAATCAGGTGAATAAATCGCTGAAATTAATTCACAAGGAATTTGCCAAACTGCAAGAAAAGGAATTAACAGCCCCACAATTGAAGAAGATAAAAAGCCAGTTAAAAGGTCAATTAGCGATGGCAGAAGAGGGAAACCTCAATTTCATGTTAATGATGGCTAAGAATCTCCTAGATCGTGAGAAAATTGAGAGTTTAGACGAAATTTTCGAACAAATTGACCTGATTGACAGCGTTCACATTCAATCGCTTGCGAAAGAAATGCTCGATCCGGCTACCTTGAGTTGTTTGATTTTCGAACCCTAA
- a CDS encoding glycosyltransferase family 9 protein: MNPVSKVLIIQTAFLGDAVLVTSLLEKIRIESPETAIHLLVRKGNESIFQAYTHPCLERVWTYDKSNKRASWLDLRTNLKQESFDKVFVVQRFFGMGLLSLMIGAKQVFGFAKNPLSWFFTKSYPHPFGNGIHEVERNTALLSDWLGEKVYKPFLNPSQVPAPANNYICISPGSVWETKRLPIQKWIDFIHLLPRDQAVVLMGSPNEKYLSEEIEQACPGWPIFNETGKHALLASTSIFAQSKGNFVNDSGPMHLSSAVNVPTVALFCSTIPDFGFGPLADHSQVIEVSETLDCRPCGDHGKKNCPLGHYACGNQISTQKMLLAYEALEASK, encoded by the coding sequence ATGAATCCAGTGTCCAAGGTGTTAATTATTCAAACCGCTTTCCTCGGGGATGCGGTTTTAGTAACATCCTTATTGGAGAAAATCCGGATAGAATCCCCTGAAACAGCCATTCATTTGTTAGTAAGGAAAGGGAATGAGTCTATTTTTCAGGCTTACACACATCCTTGTTTGGAGCGCGTTTGGACCTATGATAAGTCCAATAAACGAGCTTCTTGGCTTGATTTACGCACTAATTTGAAGCAAGAATCCTTTGATAAAGTTTTTGTGGTACAGCGATTCTTCGGAATGGGTTTGTTGAGTCTGATGATTGGTGCCAAGCAGGTTTTTGGGTTTGCAAAAAATCCACTTTCCTGGTTTTTTACGAAATCCTATCCACACCCTTTTGGAAACGGAATCCATGAAGTGGAGCGCAATACGGCTTTATTGAGCGATTGGTTAGGGGAGAAGGTGTATAAGCCTTTCTTGAATCCTTCGCAAGTACCAGCTCCCGCTAACAATTACATCTGTATTTCCCCTGGAAGTGTGTGGGAGACGAAGCGTTTACCCATTCAGAAGTGGATCGATTTTATCCATTTACTGCCTCGTGATCAGGCAGTTGTATTAATGGGTTCACCTAACGAAAAGTATTTGTCAGAAGAGATTGAGCAGGCCTGTCCAGGTTGGCCTATCTTTAATGAAACCGGGAAACACGCGCTCTTAGCTTCTACGTCTATTTTTGCCCAAAGCAAAGGTAATTTCGTCAACGATTCCGGTCCGATGCACTTGTCCTCTGCCGTGAATGTACCTACGGTTGCTTTATTTTGCTCTACGATTCCAGATTTTGGCTTTGGACCTTTGGCTGATCACAGTCAAGTCATTGAGGTATCGGAAACATTAGATTGTCGTCCTTGTGGAGATCACGGCAAGAAAAATTGCCCGCTAGGTCATTATGCCTGTGGAAATCAGATCTCAACCCAAAAAATGTTATTAGCTTACGAAGCTCTCGAAGCAAGTAAATAA